The Arachis hypogaea cultivar Tifrunner chromosome 14, arahy.Tifrunner.gnm2.J5K5, whole genome shotgun sequence genome has a segment encoding these proteins:
- the LOC112743145 gene encoding uncharacterized protein — MGTISQDHAKLDSDTIADAIRPLVESDPSIKVKSIIAEVQSRFNYTVSYRKAWLAKQKSVAKVFGDWEVSYQTLPVWLKAMTAKMPRSRVQIKTLPVYRESEEVQGVRVLHRVFWSFYPCIVAFRHCKPLVQVDGTHLYGKYKGALLVAVAQDGNQNIVPVAFAIVEGETADAWEFFLTNLRRYVVTIDGVGIISDRHNSIDAAIARSNGAWSPPRAWHMFCIRHIGSNFLRRFKAPYLHKLVVNTGYSRTEQEYNKNYQRLQERGEVYTQWCDEIGVERWVLAFDGGHRWGHMTTNLVECINSVLKGARNLPVTAIVRSTFYRLNELFTRKSAEAHERVRTGFTYSEFATKRVEENFRRAGSIVVNRFDRRNEVFEVREMADGSIYTVNLAQRHCDCGHFQVERLPCRHVLACCANQRLDWQVYVHDVYKMSEICKVYRGEFVPMGDPSTWAPYEGAKVIANWTLRRATKGRPKSTRYLNEMDSRDMRGPRRCTTCGKEGHSRSRCPQRAGPSSAGGQS, encoded by the exons ATGGGCACGATCtcacaagatcatgccaagttggactcAGACACAATTGCAGATGCCATTAGGCCGTTGGTCGAATCAGACCCGTCGATAAAGGTGAAGTCTATTATTGCAGAAGTTCAATCCAGGTTCAACTACACTGTTAGTTACcgcaaggcttggttggcaaagcagaaatcCGTCGCAAAAGTTTTCGGTGATTGGGAAGTTTCTTACCAGACTCTGCCTGTATGGTTGAAAGCAATGACTGCAAAGATGCCGAGGTCTCGTGTCCAGATAAAGACGCTCCCCGTTTACCGTGAGAGTGAGGAGGTTCAAGGTGTAAGAGTTTTGCATCGCGTTTTTTGGAGTTTCTATCCATGTATAGTAGCCTTCCGACATTGCAAGCCACTGGTGCAGGTTGATGGCACACACCTGTATGGAAAATATAAAGGTGCACTTCTAGTTGCCGTTGCACAAGATGGGAATCAAAACATTGTACCTGTTGCATTTGCAATAGTCGAGGGTGAGACGGCAGACGCGTGGGAGTTTTTCCTAACCAACTTGCGGAGATATGTTGTTACCATTGATGGCGTCGGCATTATTTCTGACCGCCATAACTCCATTGACGCAGCAATAGCTCGCAGTAACGGTGCATGGTCACCACCAAGAGCGTGGCACATGTTCTGCATCAGGCACATCGGGTCCAACTTCTTAAGGAGGTTTAAGGCTCCGTATTTGCATAAACTTGTGGTTAACACAG GATATTCGAGGACGGAACAGGAGTACAACAAGAACTACCAAAGGCTTCAAGAGCGGGGTGAGGTGTACACGCAATGGTGTGATGAGATCGGTGTTGAGAGATGGGTGTTGGCATTCGACGGGGGTCATCGTTGGGGACATATGACGACAAACTTGGTAGAGTGCATAAATTCTGTCCTGAAGGGTGCACGCAACCTTCCCGTGACTGCGATTGTTAGGTCTACTTTCTATCGGCTAAACGAGTTGTTCACTCGGAAGAGCGCCGAGGCTCATGAGCGTGTCCGCACTGGATTCACGTACTCAGAATTTGCCAccaaaagagtagaagaaaattTTCGACGTGCAGGAAGCATTGTGGTCAATCGGTTCGACAGGCGCAACGAGGTGTTTGAGGTTCGTGAAATGGCAGATGGTTCCATTTACACTGTTAATCTCGCACAACGACACTGCGACTGTGGCCATTTCCAAGTCGAGCGACTTCCATGTCGCCACGTCCTTGCATGTTGCGCTAACCAGCGTCTTGATTGGCAAGTATATGTGCATGACGTGTACAAGATGTCCGAAATTTGCAAGGTCTATAGAGGCGAGTTTGTCCCGATGGGTGACCCGTCTACGTGGGCTCCGTATGAAGGAGCGAAGGTGATCGCGAACTGGACATTGAGGCGCGCAACCAaaggaagacccaaatcaacccgctacttgaatgagatggattcgCGGGACATGCGTGGTCCTCGGCGGTGCACTACATGTGGTAAGGAGGGACATAGCCGGAGCCGATGTCCACAGCGCGCAGGTCCAAGCTCTGCCGGGGGTCAATCGTGA
- the LOC112744023 gene encoding F-box protein At4g00755: MMEYSVDFLSYLDLDTSLKILMCLDDPTDLVRVSCVSRSWRHYVIENGLCKQLCMRMFPQLSRFERVVELNQHGAKDHAEVGSSSSMEWLALEREHRVYAYLARASTEYVGTNCIARTIGASSTDNFPQESIDNTLEPRDNISGRYSYWSSSGQSNPGVPETLTYELLSQICVISEINIQPFQAHFQIGSPIYSAKSVRFKMGHCKSSLDASTDDNFVWTYTSPVFPMSQENRLQKFKLPEPVLCIGGILQIELLGRVQRQEMDGLLYICVSYVQVVGCSLSPAFNVEILDPSGRFLLKSDHLARGQTLMAFENEPAGMYDNFMVRGLRDFPQIVTILRGHMGGVVVEDDWDGDEYEVDDIEEEYAL; the protein is encoded by the exons ATGATGGAGTACTCTGTGGATTTTCTCAGTTACCTTGATTTGGACACTTCCCTCAAGATACTGATGTGTCTCGATGATCCCACTGACCTTGTTCGCGTGAGCTGTGTCTCACGGTCTTGGAGACACTATG TTATTGAAAATGGTCTCTGTAAGCAGCTATGCATGAGAATGTTTCCTCAATTATCTAGATTTGAGCGTGTTGTTGAACTGAATCAACATGGAGCGAAGGATCATGCAGAGGTTGGATCTAGCAGCTCTATGGAATGGCTAGCTCTAGAGAGAGAACATAGAGTCTATGCCTACTTAGCTAGAGCTTCAACAGAATACGTTGGCACGAACTGCATTGCTAGGACAATTGGTGCATCTAGCACTGATAATTTCCCTCAAGAGAGCATTGATAACACTTTAGAGCCGCGAGACAACATCTCTGGGAGATATTCATATTGGTCAAGTAGTGGACAAAGTAATCCTGGGGTGCCTGAGACACTGACATATGAGTTGCTCTCTCAAATTTGTGTCATTTCCGAAATTAATATACAGCCTTTCCAAG CTCACTTTCAGATAGGTTCACCTATATATTCGGCAAAATCTGTTCGATTTAAAATGGGTCATTGTAAATCATCGTTGGATGCTTCAACTGATGATAACTTCGTATGGACCTACACATCACCTGTGTTTCCAATGAGTCAG GAAAACCGGTTACAGAAGTTCAAGCTTCCGGAACCTGTGCTTTGTATTGGTGGTATCTTGCAGATTGAGCTTTTGGGAAGGGTACAGAGGCAAGAAATGGATGGTCTACTATATATTTG TGTTTCTTATGTTCAAGTTGTGGGGTGCTCGTTATCTCCAGCATTCAATGTTGAAATACTGGATCCCTCTGGAAGGTTCTTGTTGAAAAGCGACCACCTGGCTAGGGGTCAAACCCTGATGGCGTTTGAGAATGAGCCAGCGGGAATGTACGACAACTTCATGGTGAGGGGACTGCGAGATTTCCCACAGATTGTGACTATACTGCGCGGACATATGGGAGGGGTGGTTGTGGAAGATGATTGGGATGGAGATGAATATGAAGTTGATGACATTGAAGAAGAATATGCACTTTGA